The Rhopalosiphum maidis isolate BTI-1 chromosome 2, ASM367621v3, whole genome shotgun sequence genome segment taatatacaagattattaaaataaaatactttttttgaaaattgtaataaataaagtgttgtgttatctaataaaatattttctatatctcGAATTATTTTTGCCCACAATCGATTAGAGTTTTCAAAGTTTATCTGTATCCATTGTCTATTTGTtgcaaaatagtataatattaaatttattgaagttACTATGTACAGATTTGTAAACTAAGTTAGAAAGTCCATAATGTCTAGATTAaaaagactttttttttatattaatacatagcaTGCGCCAATTTAtttgttcaatttattaatgtactgCGACTGtagtaaactttttttatttagaatttattttcttaactcaaatatacaaatacaatgcaTTTGTAAGTTGACGGTAGTACAACGTTTGAGTGATGACTGACtagtaaaaacattatgaatatatagtatactgatCGCATGATCGTTATCGTCGGTCGCGACTATCGTgagtgataatatttattacaaaaagatattatctactactcgtataatattagtttattaaacttttatgagctcaaacattatgaaattaataaaaatgtgaaacatttacatattttactgaccacaaaaagttattatttattatagcataCAATGATCTTTTCAAATGTAACGATTTCAGCAAAAATTAATACGACATTCTGTATTACTAATTGTAAACTAAATTAGTATTCCTAATagctatacataaaaaaaatataacgggaaatatacttagtgatatAGGTAGATAGACTATATTTTCTAAGTATTCATATTcacattctataatatatcattgaattcaaattttacatatCTATCTCAGTGACCTACTCAACACTTACTATATATACTAACGTACTcagcttttttttaaattttaaatgtgaatcaataaaaatatcaaaatgttgTCATTTAATAGATGGTACTCAtcactaaatttaattatatatattgttgaacATTGTGTTAGGTACAAAAATAGACACTCTGgacaagaataatttattaataattaacttatatatcAAAGTAATATTGAAGGGCAGTCGTCTAGAAGCCAATGACtaaatcgtattaaataaatatatttacaatattcacTTGCCCGTCTttttaaaatctgatttttccgtctatttttatagaataggTAATCAgtttgtaaaacaataatgtaaccaatattactaaaaactttaacttgtaataaatacaaaagttGCATAATtctttaattctaaataacgGTTAATGCAAAACATATACAACGTGTTTAACTTGTAAAGAACGTAagacaaatttaatactttaaatgcaGTCCCtgatggtatttttttataaatattaactttgatAGATGAACTATTTAGTTTTTCTTACCACTTGCcacttaaataactataatattgatcaTATAGGTAAACATTgcccattttattttttaatgtgcaactattacaaatgttattaatgtatatattattttaactcgaTCTATAAAGTTACCAGGTTCACAGCTACGTAGTATTCCTAAAGTATCATATTCTAATCATggtaatatggtataatttaCTAACCACGATCTACCGTGAGTTAAGCCGACCTCAACTTTTGGACTCGCACGATAGACGACATAACTGGCCTGAGAGTTAGGGCTGTGTACAGTACAGCAGTAGTAACAGGTAAGTACGCacctttttgtaaaaaaacggTTTGGTAAGCGCCGTCCAGCGTTCGACAGCCATTACGAGAGCCACGCACCCAGAATTCAGCCCAAAGAACCGCCACAGGACGCTAATCCGGCACGACCACATAGTCTTTTTGGAGTCCGGCCATCTGATATTCACGAACATATGGACCACCCTGCCGACGAGCACAATGAAATCGTTGATGGTTAGGCACCGCAACATGAAGACATGTTTCTTATTCCTGCTTGATCGGGTCCGGTGCAATATGAAAAGCGCCAGCAGATTACCGAATATGCCGAACACGGACAACCCGGTAAAGGCTATCTGTACGCCGGTACTCGGTAAACGGACGACGGACGGGACCGGAAGCACTGTTGTGGTGAGCGATGACGATGCTGTCACATTCGCCACGGCCAACTCCATCGAATCGCAGTCGTATTCTGCGCGCGTCGCGTCTCGCGTTCTGTGCGTGCGGTGACAGGTGCACTATCTGCCCAACGCCCACGATCCCTCTCAGACACggcactaaataataattgttttttattgttattaaatttgcatACGATAACAAAGTACAaacaacaaatacaatttatgattaataatctCCCCTTAGCCGAGCTTGTGTTAGAGATTGTGTGTATgacatattaataactaaaactaatgaattttaaaagtaaaaagtaataggtaaaagaaaaataacagtaagttattatttttgcattttaaacatttttaaaaattacataatatacacttaaaacaattaaatttaaactaatactaagaataaccatttatatacagtatttttaacattacttttttgtataatgACAATTTGTATTAACCACGCCATCCATTATACATGAgcgtattacttattattttatatgaatatataaacatatttatttcgtgatcgttatcattattttaatcgtgTACCTACAAACGACATCTATATATAAGCAAATTAGCAAGtggttacaataatttaaaaaatatataattttagtttttactattttaatagtacctattttagaaaaatcaacataataattgccagtacttttttatagtacaaattagattaatttaagAGGCCACCTCTAAAGTTGAATATTGAAGAACTTTTTTAACTACTTATCGTGCATGCATAGGcaagataaaatttaatggaaaaatattttaataaggtttataccttttattttttatatacaatattattacaatcactttttattattataattttttctaaattgatCTCTGTAGCTGTCAAAatagtacataaattattattcataactcataattcataaccattatttttggaaatgGTTTGACATTTGttatctacaaaatatttaataatatattatttaaataaaattgaacagTTATAGGtttctatttttatgaataacctACGGTGATTATTTAGGTTTTTCTGTTACTATACTTACCTATACTATTTCatactataattgttttttatttatatttacataaccactttaaaatatattaagtttgtttactttaaattttaaaactttatatttgtattatgtatacatattatattacctaacttattactgtatacaattaaaattattaccttattgtagaaattatagtaaatttatttaagatttttaataaatacacaagGGAACTATGGGTAAAAAAGTTTGAGAACTACTGATATGGGGaggaatatacataaattaaatgtttaagtcATGGaaagtacctattttttttacctttacaCGTAAATTTCATGTGTTTTTacgatacaataaattaaccatACATCACTGATCgcatgattatttaaaatgattctaaaataaaaaatgtaaatttataagtattctaGTAGTCTGTAGAAATGTAGAACAtgatatctaaattataaataaatttaatccttaacaatattttgtaaaataagacTAAAACATAgatagaattaatattatcaaatattatagaaactcGCAAATTTAGGtattgcaattttaatttaattcattaatttgtaaaattattattcaaatttcacacgtaataatgtttttcaattttattacaaactgTATGCACACTGTAGTATACTGAAAAGAAATTTTCTCGGGTGCGTCCCAAGCAAAAAAGGTCATATTTTGATGTAGCCCAAGTGCGTCCCAATTCATTTGCCACCCGTGGTAGCACCTGCCACCATGAGATGGTGAACTGGCTTACacccaataaaatattttgttattattatattaatttaatttgtttgtcttacaaccattttaaaatgttatgcaggtgtactatataatattccataataattatatttttatattatttattgatttttattcgatttttcAATGCCACAATTTTCACATAAAcgaatttaaagatttataattttggtaagtattttaaattctgagcggatatataaatgaattgaTTCTACAATAATgtgttgttttgtttttgtgtcTGTGTACACGATAAATAATCGATGAAATGCTTCGTTTTTAACATTATGGGTGATGGTTTTAGATTTAGTTTGTACTTTAgaggtcaaaaataaaaattctcattactttttttttatataatcgggaaaaatgaataaaaaaattaaaataaaacggaGTGTCGCCGGTTTCCGCCAAAAATAAACTGTCTGTTCAAATATTACcgccaaattaaataaaacgacATTTCTTTTTCTaccagttataaattatagaattttaagttTAGGAACTCTTACgtaaagatttaataatattatattgtttagtaattataatgtgtatacagaTACCTACACACTatacagataaataataattatacgccTACAACTACTTAAATCATTACGCACCACTTTTTTTCtagctattatataaatacagtaatttataaagatattgttcaaatttttaaaaaaaaagattgaaacaaaatatatgaaaaaatgatcacattctaaaaaactaaaacatagTTGTAGACACTTATAATAGTTACCTTATACTGTTATTACACTTACGTTCATTATGGGTTATTTTGAGGTATAATATAgctttatagaatttaatttcaattttaaccaaTGAATCGATATCGATCGAtgacatattgttattaaaactatgcaaatataacactatatattcagtaaataagtaaatataataataattttacttttacacaataatatgcattttatttattttttagttacacgtaactatttttttttttttacattggtACTAAtaagtgttaataatttattgctattgaataattagatttaaattagtgattataatactatattatactttaacaaaaaaaaaaaataatttttagaaaaactaattttgtcggtatttttttcatatttttataatattattgaacttgtataaaaaaatcgtgcgttttaatttaaatagttgtaggtgtacagttattatttaactgtataatgcgtacctattatacagagtaattcttttatcatgaacCATTCATTagttcaaaaagtattcatatttttgaaaatatttttttacatagtttgtattaaaaaattatatttttaaatattttttatccttatattcttttaagtttcctacttttttgaatgacaatatagttttaatttcatattccaaagcagaataattttctggcaagtagtttataagttataagtatttaaagtttagattcGCGGAGTGAAGTAGTACGGGGTTACCccgtaaaatgtttgtttattactccgcttgtctaaactttaaacacatataactcataaactactcgccctaaattcgatttttatgtatcaaaatactcagaaaattattctgctttggaatatgaaattaaaactatgatgtcattcaaaaaagtaagaaactcaaaaaaatataaggataaaaaatatttaaaaatataatttttttaataaaaatgttgtttttttaataacttgaaactatgtgaaaaaatattttcaaaaacatgaatactttttgaaataatgagtgattcatgataaaagaatcaccgtGATTACACATATtagttactaaaaaataaaatattatgaaatcttTACGTTAGGACCCTAACGTAaccaaactataaaatttataatttatagctggCGGAAAAAGATATTGGCGGATACCGGCAATACCTGTAAAACAAGAATTTTTAAGCTAAAAACCAGTTATTCAATAACgaataaaacaatagaaacttgaaattttcatcaagtgataatattgtttctttatatctatatgatataatttttaaaatattttgatcttttgttgataacattttatgacTAGGTAAAAATACgagaaattttaattcaagattcttaacataaaaatatcgaaaattaataatcacaatttttttaagctattaaatttagaattttgacaaaattcgtcaaaatcttgaaaatttaaaacaagattcatcaaaagtatattatattatcatgaattttactataggtactcaaataaatttttgatttatttaaaaatattatctatttatactatgaatcgATTCACAGGTATTTACAGATAGgtgttaacaaattttatatgtataaataaataaattttaatattaatctgaGCTGcctaattgtatatttattagaatcttTAGATGCGTATTTAACACTCGTCAAAATCGATTAATTTCCTATTTTCTATTTAGGTACATTCGAACTCTAGCTTAACTACCTAAATAATACTTgacatatattgtacataataataattttagtgcaataaaaacaatataacatacatattatgtaatatataaatacaacaattttcATACCTAGGGCCTCGCCAAAAGTCACCACTACGCAGTAGGTACTTCAGTTGTGCGTGATATACTGATATTTAATTGCATGGTCTTCCAAGACCACGTTTATCTCCTTGAGTTTTTAGTGATAACCATAACTGATAAGTACGAAGGcttgattataataacagtaatagtgatatatgaaacaaataaaactatgataataataattaataataatattatgttcaaacgttatagttataatttattaatagattcATATTACAATTAGGGCCCGGAAGTTCATGCATTTTCATGTTATTACTGAGTACATCAAAAAGTTGCAGGGTAAGCTAAAAATTTGAATCACAATCTAATGAgttcaaaaatgaaattttagtgTACATATTTTCGCataatttttgaagttttttaaaaagatgtacatattttgaaataaaattgtattttactgcattatacttgttattttttttttttttattaataaagaaaaagattttgagtttatttctaaatttatttgttgaaaaatatgtctttaaaaaaacgttgctaatataaaaaaaacttgattaaaattaatgtcatTGCTTGGTTGCAGCCGCaataatttcgattatttttaatcattaataacttattcgaaaatgtaaatattaaaaatctatctgGTCAATGCACaggaaatacttttttttataaaatatataataagtgctTTTGCTATAACTGAACCAGAGAATCATAATCGTGGAAATACGGAGTATCTTTGTTTCTATTTTATGTGGGATAGACAAAGAAAACAAATGCCGGTGTTATAatagaattcaaattttagattCATTGACAATGTTAATAGATTGGAATAGTGACACAACCAAGTAAGGTGTTTTGGTTGTCTGTACTGTTCAATTTGAACcgttattttagaaataatagtgttataaatgttgaaatgTAATTAGTcatagtatactgtatacactcGAATAACCtcacttaaaaaatactgGTTGTGCCACAGGATTGGAAATACTAGTACtagtatatcaatttaaatttaatataaaaatattttttttttttgataatgattgaattcaatattcattcatatatcaataaataaaatcataaattggcaaactttttattcaaattgcacactgatatattttgttcaaattcaTTGACTGAATTGCACCCTGCAGTTTACTAAAAATACCTTTCTTAATTCTTTAGTTaaacaacaatacaataatacataattacacaaattaaatttaatttaatctgtgATAAtggttaacatttataatagattaatttcAACTGCTTTCGATTATAtggatattatgaattatgataataatactaaattaattaattagatatggatatttttctcattaaatgatttactcaaacattattttgtaaatacattaGGTAGGGAGATATGaagttcaatatatatataccgtgTATTATCCCAATAACTGGTCCAAGTTATGTTaagatatgattttaaataatgaaccaataaataatagttcattTCTCCTTTTAACCACATCTGAAGTCTGGACAAGGTACTAgagaagttataataattttataggtttAACAAAATGAGCTCGGTTTAtttgtcaatattaataatatgtagataatcATTTAAACTACTAATaccactaatttaaatttaaaatagaaaagttAAAGTAGAAACTAAAAAGGAAAATAGTTCaaggataatttttataattcgagtttatttaataaaatataacatactttTCACATATATCATACTTCAATATTGTTTTCGGCACCATTTGAAAACACAAGCTtattaatttggaaaaaaaaattttgtttaaatattatttttattatttgtttttcattttatgataaaagcaAAATTGGCAaagctatataaataaatgataatagatattacaataattacaacGTATAAATgaatactgttataataattaataataaaaaattttttttcatatattcaacatatatatatatagcttaatttaattaaaaattaaaaccaattaCAGGTAATAAtctttagataaataatgacttgaaaataaaacaataataaaaattttgcttATAAGAAACATCCACTGTTTCACAAATACAGTTGGCAGTTTCAACtcataaatttagtattagtGAACTACTACGTGTCAAACAAAGACAAAAATTACTACGTTTTCTTAGCCTTCCGTTTTGATTGAGTTTCCTGAAACACAcaattgacaaaattaaatatagcagTCAGATGAGTAATATacagttgatttatttttacatttggcATTGTATAAGATACACaggtcagttttttttttttggtagtaAAGTTcagttcaatatttattttagacggACGCTAAACCAAGTGTgacatatcaatttaaaaagtatttattaaattaagccttataaaaaaaaattagaatttatttaatttacaaaatagtgATTAAATTAGGACGTATTGATAGTGTTTTACAACAGTGGTTTTCAACCTGGGGGTCACCAAAAATAatagacaaaataatttttccatattatttaaaaaaatttttattttgttctatatCTATACAATAACATGCCGAGGAATATAATCTTAGCTTAAGTATCCCATTAACAAGTAAATAACAAGTTACATtgtacgtttttaaaattgtatttatgtatttttttataattgaatttattgtgTATGCTTAACatgcgttttaaaataatgttgcattataaattaattacatttttaagtgtaaattaatcaaaattgtataccatataaatatttcatcagtAATTAAATCAAGTTTTGATGaataaaacaacgtttttattgaaGGGtgcgcattaaaaaaaaataaaaatgaggaGTTGCAATCCAAAAAGGTTGAAAACCACagtttacacaatattttcttttttttttatattgagattgtcttaatttttttgatattgtataaactttaaaagaaatattcctattatacctacattatatctTGCAGCAAAATTGCCATTAGccaatatcacaataatattataattttgaatttataacaactttttatcaaactaataactattaaaaaagttgttaTATACTGACACaaagattttaatatgtattaatttataaaatctaaggaaatacaacataatatttatacattatttttttataaaactatgagatatattttttaatgcacaGTTATATTAAACCGATGTCTcttaaatcttattatatatatattacaaagaaataaattacaaataaaagttgtaataggtaagtaattataattaccttgGCCTTTTTAATGTCAGCCTTTTTTGACTCTTGTTCATTAACTGacttattttcaacattattttcaacGACACATTCTACTTTATCTCCATTAACTGACGAACTACTGCTAACACCAGTATCATAGGCAGGTTCATCTGATATATGTGATTGAGATGATGAAGGAGATTCTGGGGACATAGTATCTTCTCCATTTATAATTGGTGGCTGCTCAGTCGAGTCCTTAGCCAATTTCATTTGGTTATCAATGGCTGACTGTAGTGTTTCTTTAGACTGATCCGCTGAAATGCGACCATGACATGAGTATTAAGTTGGccaaaaatttagatttatttacatttagatTTTGCATTATCTGTGCGTGCAAACCATTCCGCCATTGCACACATGCTGACCTCTGTGAAACGTTCAGCCATTTCTCCGGATATCGCATCTGTTGGCAATTCAGGCATTTTTTTCCCATGTTCCAACTTAGATAAAAGGGCCTGTCGCTCAGAGTGAAGAGTTCgacataatttttgtaaggTACTCAATTGTCGAGTTGCTACAGATAAATCACTTATCATTCTAGTACGTTCAGAGGTCATTTCATCTAAAAGTTGTTGACAGCGCTCATAGCGCATTTTCCAACTAGCAGACTCTTTTTCttgtttaactattttttttgacatctataaataaaaagaaatattcaatacaaataaagcttatattataatttactttttaatttttgttactcACTAATTCCATGTCTCCTTTAAATCCAGCAAAAACTTTATTACTTCGTGCAAGAGCATTTTGAAattcttcatatttttcattatataggGAAATTTGGTTTCGCAAATCTATTTCAGTATTTTGCATTTCCTCGATTCTGGTTTGATATAGTCGTATTtccttttgaaaaaaaaaattattttgtgcattacaattttaatacatttgaaacaaaattaaatactaacctTTAATAAATGAGTCTTCTCGTTTAAAATAGTTTCTCGTTCTACACTGATTTCCATATTTGCTTTGGCTAGCTTAGCATCACATAATTGGGTCTCAAGCTCAATTTGTTTGGCTAACTTAACTACTTGCTACAACAATTAACAAGTTTTCTATACTATGAATTAATTCCTAGTTAAAACTGtacaataatagtagtaataaacTTGAATGTGCTTACAGCGCCATTTACCTGTTCTCTAAGCTCATACTGTTCGCATACATTCTTAAGCCTAGAAGACATATCCATATTGTCATCACGGAGTTTGTTGTTTTTCTCACTATTTTGTTGCATCACTGAAGCTATTTCACTTAAagtgttttgaaatttatttgtcATTTCTAAGCGTTTATCTTCAGCTTCTTTGACACGTTTCAGACTCTCTtcctagaaaaaaatacataggttttattaataaattaaaattaatatgtagaaatttgattattactcttattgctttattttgtttctgCAATTCCCTACATAAACTCTCTAATCGACTTCTTGTCATAACTGCTTTATTCATTTCACCTCTGACTATATCACGTTCTGTTAATGCCTGAGATACTCTTTTTTcagtttgtttataagcagtctaatatttcataaaattataaaaccaaaaattaatacattttgtaaaaaaaacaaattttactacttctacattttttaaattgtatttactttaaGCTTAGTGTTTTCTTCCATAAGATCTGCATACTTAATGCATAATGCTGCTAGTTTTTCTTCAGGTGTATTTAAAGAATTCATACTGTTCAAAACAGTTTTCAATGCTTGAGCTAAATGacgatctttttttttacggtTCTTATCATTAGACGGATGATTTGAATCTGCTATATCCAACTCGGAAGCTTGAGTGGCTACAGATGTACTATCAGCAGCATCTACCTGTTTGGGCAAGGATTCTGTAACTGTACTGGACACACATGACGCATCTTTTTGATTACTTggctgtaaaataaattataattaataaaaaactagtgacactaaactttaaaaaaatatactaacctGAGTAGTCTTGTCAACAGAAGATTCTTCTGACACGGTAGATGTAGTCTCcatgtcaataaaattaaccaAGTATTTTGTATGTTACAATAAACTTCAATAGtgcatttattcaaatgtttttagactgtaagaaaaaatattagttagtttaactttatattattttaacaaggataagtaccaatattaaattaataataagttttatggATGCTTTAACAATGTGCTTGACATTGTTTGATGCTctacctatatacattattgacAAATTCTTGATTATTAGGTATGTGTGGATGATcacaatttgatatttaatcgtacagtatttctaaatataaatagatggtgtacctatttatgtgtatattattttaatgaacgtGCAGTATTTTGGGAAGAAATTACATGCACAATGGAGAACTGAGTTAAACTACACATGTGTCGACAATGTGTTGAAGTTGAATGTGAcagtatgataaattaatcatacagTTGAGCTATTCTTACAGAAATTAATTGGAAATTACAGTAACttgattatattgtgtttaaaactatttaaaaatacataatatatttctatagtt includes the following:
- the LOC113552033 gene encoding alpha-taxilin isoform X1; the protein is METTSTVSEESSVDKTTQPSNQKDASCVSSTVTESLPKQVDAADSTSVATQASELDIADSNHPSNDKNRKKKDRHLAQALKTVLNSMNSLNTPEEKLAALCIKYADLMEENTKLKTAYKQTEKRVSQALTERDIVRGEMNKAVMTRSRLESLCRELQKQNKAIREESLKRVKEAEDKRLEMTNKFQNTLSEIASVMQQNSEKNNKLRDDNMDMSSRLKNVCEQYELREQVNGAQVVKLAKQIELETQLCDAKLAKANMEISVERETILNEKTHLLKEIRLYQTRIEEMQNTEIDLRNQISLYNEKYEEFQNALARSNKVFAGFKGDMELMSKKIVKQEKESASWKMRYERCQQLLDEMTSERTRMISDLSVATRQLSTLQKLCRTLHSERQALLSKLEHGKKMPELPTDAISGEMAERFTEVSMCAMAEWFARTDNAKSKSDQSKETLQSAIDNQMKLAKDSTEQPPIINGEDTMSPESPSSSQSHISDEPAYDTGVSSSSSVNGDKVECVVENNVENKSVNEQESKKADIKKAKETQSKRKAKKT
- the LOC113552033 gene encoding alpha-taxilin isoform X2, which translates into the protein METTSTVSEESSVDKTTQPSNQKDASCVSSTVTESLPKQVDAADSTSVATQASELDIADSNHPSNDKNRKKKDRHLAQALKTVLNSMNSLNTPEEKLAALCIKYADLMEENTKLKTAYKQTEKRVSQALTERDIVRGEMNKAVMTRSRLESLCRELQKQNKAIREESLKRVKEAEDKRLEMTNKFQNTLSEIASVMQQNSEKNNKLRDDNMDMSSRLKNVCEQYELREQQVVKLAKQIELETQLCDAKLAKANMEISVERETILNEKTHLLKEIRLYQTRIEEMQNTEIDLRNQISLYNEKYEEFQNALARSNKVFAGFKGDMELMSKKIVKQEKESASWKMRYERCQQLLDEMTSERTRMISDLSVATRQLSTLQKLCRTLHSERQALLSKLEHGKKMPELPTDAISGEMAERFTEVSMCAMAEWFARTDNAKSKSDQSKETLQSAIDNQMKLAKDSTEQPPIINGEDTMSPESPSSSQSHISDEPAYDTGVSSSSSVNGDKVECVVENNVENKSVNEQESKKADIKKAKETQSKRKAKKT